The Magnolia sinica isolate HGM2019 chromosome 3, MsV1, whole genome shotgun sequence genome includes the window TCAACCTTTTGTTAATAGATATGCATGTGAAAACAGGGTAATCGAATTTTAGGATTTATGGAGTTTTATGACTTCTCATTAGTTGtgttattaaataaaaataaaaatccccggGAGTATGTTATTAAATTCCGCCAGTTACACCAACTTCAACCATTCATTTTTGAATTGGTTATGAACGAGTTCTTTACAAAAAGAGGTCCCTGGGagtatgttgtttgtagatgacagttttgattgatgagacatgcgAAGCTATCTTGAAAACCGACCTTTAAACCGAAAGAAAAGCATGAATAGAGGCAACATTGACAAGTTTATCCGCTTCTCTAGTTCAATGGAAATTTAATTTGAGACTCTTAAGCATTTATTGTTTTTCTAGTTAGATTATCCATCTATTAGTAACAATGTGTAGGTCACTTTTCCTACCTCCAAGTATGGAACCAGATCATAGTTAGCAATTTGTTCATACGTAAAACAAAATTTGGTATGGCAAATGTTCAGGTAATGTCTGAACctgtgttcgaaatatcggtatcgcacaatgtatcgcacccttgggatacagatacgtatcggttatcacacaggatatatcgtttgtatcgcatagtttatcgcactttttgggaaacatggggaaacattaggaaaatggttgaattttttaatgaaactttggggattgttaaaaaggcccttaatacacacttttaaatcataatatctcaaaaaaaagatgcacataataatttttttttgtatagattcctaagttatgcgatgtttaattgaactaatacaactatttttaaattgaacggtgtagatattgcTCTAATATGATCtaatatgatctctaaaaatagatgaacggtgtagatataataaatacatcactttgggcccatgtaactttgatctcctttgaaccgttcgtgcaactggagctcgaggagcatcagcacTCGTCTTTGCAcgtcacggacgcggattgcgtcctaccctgcccgtctctagcccaaacaggcagttctgtgggttgggcccaccttgaatgtatgtgatctatccacaccgtctatttgtttttccatctaatttaaggggttgagccaaaaattgaatcatatccaaagatcaagtagaccataccacgggaaacagcagggataatgatatccaccgttgaaaccttgctagccccaacaatgatgtttatttgtcatccagcctattcataagatcgtacagacatggatgaagggaaaaaataaatataaacttgatccaacatttatgtggcccccaagaaattttcaacggtagacgttcaattcaactgtttcctatggtgtagtccatttgaacattgtatatgtttcatttttgggttgaagccctagaattatctattaaaatagatggacagagcagataaaatacataaatcatggtggcccatacaGCGTTTGCTCAGCacactaagcgtagtgagttactccgtACGGAagttggattgcgtactgaattaCTCAAtttgcttttatcgtactgagtaaactcagttgggcccactgtgaatttatgtggtttatctacaccgtccatccatttttacagataattttagggttgatctcaaaattgaagtaaatacaaagctcaagtggaccattaaataggaaacagtgtggaataatgatttccaccgttgaaaccatcccagtgtctaaagtaatttttatttgtcatccaacctgttcctaagatcacaaagacatggatgaagagaaaccacaaacttcagcttgatccaaaacttctttggcctccaaaaaatttttaatggtagaggttcaatcaaactgtttcctgtggtgtggtccacttgacattttaatttgcttcgttttttgggataaagccctaaaattatcttttaacatggattaacggagtggataaaataaataaatagttagtagtggaccccacacagtttactcagtactctaagggtactgagttactcagtacgcaatccgcttccctcggtacgcaatccacttccaacgCGGATTActgaagtcacgtcaccaagttacgtgggtcccaccatgatgtattttttctatcgacaccatccatccatttgaacagattattttagggcgtgagccaaaaaatgagtcagatccagagctcgagtggaccccaccacagaaaacagtggagagagtgacgttcaccattaaaaatttcttgagggccacaagagatggatggttaagatgatatttgtgttttccattatcCCATATCTTTTtggacttatgaacagattagatcacaaataaacattatgatgggccctcagGAATGCTatgagtttcaatggtgggcgtcactctctccacttttttctgtggcggggtccactaaagatttatatctacatcgttgtttgtgtaatgccataaaaaattatttccaaattaatgaacggtgtggatatgacacacACATTACCGTTGGACCCACAGAACACAGACACCACTTTATATGATTGTActgtgagtaactcagtaccatgTGAAGTCCACcacaatttatgtattttatccgctccgtccatacattttaacagataatttcagggctttagcccaaaaataaaccatatacaatgtttaaatgggccacaccttacaaaacagttgaattgaacatccaccgttgaaataccATTTTTGGCCACAAAAGTATTAAATTTAGATGATTgataaacatcactacagggcccatatgatcttattaaatttgtattttcctttcatccacatccatatgatcttattaagggtttggatgactgataaacatcactacaggggccagaaaggtttcaacggtggaaatcagtgtcacaactatttcctatggtatgatctacttcttgttctaatttttgggatcaaccccttaatctatatgggaaaacagatggacggcgtggatagaccacatacattaaaggtgggccccaactgagtttactgagtacgataggAGCGTGCTCAGTAAACCACACCCGCGCCGATCCCCATTTCACCCCTCCCGCCCcatcttcattttccctctctGTCACGAGTGCTCTCCCTCTCCTTCATGCAGCGAGGGTTCCGGATGAGGTAATATCATTCTGTTTCCTCAAATCCGGCCTGATTTCTCGCCGAATCTCCGAGAAATCCGCATAGGCACGCTCCAATCagcgaagaaagagaaaaaatgaagaaaatagcaAGAAAAATTCGAAGAAAGAGGGATACAGATgcttacctgtcgaatggcccacctccgatcaccgctATAGCCTACGGCtacaggtactctctctctctctctctctctctctctctctctctctctctctctctcccctaattcaaaatttttgatttttcgcAACCCACGGCATCGGGGTGGGTTGTATCGGCGATGTCGACGATGTATCGCATGTTGTCGACGATATATCGCAcaatatcgacgataatatcgtacGATATCTGAATTTTTGGATTTTTAGTATCTTCAGGGTGTTATTGGCGGAGTTTCGTCTCGTActggtgcgataccgataatatcggccgatagtatcgatatttcgaacactggtctgAACCACACCTAATTTGACCTTATATATAAACAATCATGAAGGCCTGACCCATTACCTGGCTTACAAAGGAACTATACAATCCTTGACCTGAAGATATTGAATTACGCATGGTATCCTTGTGTCCTTAGTTTGTACAGGTGGGCCATGGTCCCTTATccttgaccattgatctgatgagccCCACTTTTGTGGCCTTAAAGTTGTCCGGATTCaaagatcccagccatccaagCCTTTTTAATGTAATTCTATATCGTCCAGCACATTTTGCTTATTGTTTTAGCTAgtgacttctttttcttttcttttttatttttttgatgtattctatTTGTATCACTTGTATTCTTTCATAATCATTTGCGTTGTATTTTCAGGTGATAGAGTAAGATATGTGGGTCCACTACATTCATCTGGATTTCCTCCTCTTCATGCTTCTCAAAGGTACCTTCTCTTCTTGCATGCGCCTGTGTTGTAAGCTGCACAATTTCTTATCACCTGTTCCACTTTGTTTTTGAAGGTTTTGGAAGACTGCCCTAGTGATCTTAGTTTTTGGTATTGTCACATTTCTAAAGGTGCATGGCCTTTCTCAACTAGAgatcatggatggcccatatcagaTTACACTGCAGAAGGTTTAAAGGTAATTAAACACACTCTTGTGTATTTAATTGATTAGGTGCATGTGTAACTTTTCTGCTTGTGCAGGCTTCACTCTCGTTGTCACAGATTCCATCAAAAACTATTGGTGAACCAATCGATGCAAATAGATTGTACGACGCAGTGAATGTCATTCTTTCActatagctctctctctctctctctcactacagATCTATGATATTATAACTTTTATGATAATTTATTCAATTTGAGAACTTTGTTCTGTCGTTGTGGttttattcattcttttggtGGGTGATTTTGTGCCTTGTGAAGTATTTTCGCACAAACTTCTTTCTGACTATCATTTGTTTATTGTATTTAAGGAGTATCTAAGCAATCCTGTGCAAGTAAAGGTGGGAAAAGTAAGTAGCCCGACAGCAAACGTATCTCAGATTTTAGAGAAGGTTACTGAAAGCGAGAAGGTTAGCTTATCTGGAAACTTATGTGAAAAGTAAGGTAAgcttgaaattttattttctgaATTAGTGCTTGAATATTGATAATcgtatttgtaagttagataattagttactcgtttaaggatgatgaatgtttcaatttcttggatggatgatgaatgtatttgcgaatgtaaatgaaaataaagaacttataatatatatatatatatatatatatatatatgttatcaatggaggataccttgtttagggggacatgaaattcttgtagcttatggtatcgTGCCCCGATATTAGTTgcatgttactagtatgtagtagataatactaggttcaatagtagataatactagagaatacctaaacctGATCCGGACCCGAAACCGAActtgattccctaaacctagacctaaacctatagcttaaacctaaacctaaacttaaacctatgacctataacctaaacctaaacctaaacccaagcctaaacacgatcccgaacctaaacccgatttcttaaacctaaacctaaaccttaacctattctcaattccctaaagctatagcttataacctaaacctaaaccttaacctaaacctaaacctataaccttaacctaaaccaaaacctatgacctaaaccttaacctataacctataacctaaccttaacctaaacctaaacctaaaacctaaacattaacctataacctataacctaaacctaaacctaaaacctaaatgtattctcaaatccctaaacctaaacctaatcctaatctcaactccctaacctaaacctaaacctaaacttgaaaacccaaacctaaacccgatcccgaacccgaacccgatttcctaaacctaaaccttaacctattctcaattccctaaacctatagcttataacctaaaccttaacctaaacctaaaccaaaacctataacctataacctaaacctaaaacctaaatgtattctcaaatccctaaacctaaacctacacctaatcctaatctcaactccctaacctaaacctgaacttgaaaacccaaacttaaacccgatcccgaacccaaacccgatttcctaaacgtaaatcttaaactattcttaattccctaaacctatagcttataacctaaacctaaacctaaacctaaaccataacctaaaccttaaccttaaccttaaccttaaccttaaccttagcctaaacctaaacctaaacctaaaccaaaacctataacttataacctaaacctaaacctaaaacctaaatgtattctcaaatccctaaacctaaacctacagttaatcctaatctcaactccttaacctaaacttaaacctaaacttgaaaacccaaacctaaaccctatcccgaacccccTTGTTGCAGTatgagatgtaacaagaatatgcattgattgtgtatttgaatttttttaaatgcacaaACCAGAAATGATTTGAGatgacgttcaatgatactttgttaaatatgaaatttatgacctttagtaacttggttaattaaaaagaactacgtagtggcttgatcccaatatGACTCTTTGGGTAcataggcagccgttcgtaatgtactagaatatcggtgtagccacaaatcttttttctcttttgaattgtaacagactgtatcggttgcatttttctctgtcatacaggttgtggctatcaaagatataatatcgcctccttatagggaaacatttaatgatgtgtacaggtaaattcattttttcttattccttatattgtttcccagttatatttgtgttggtttcagagtacaggtagcaatagaaagtgttggtcgattgtggcttatagacaaagggatgagtaaccaacaatacgaatatgggaggccttccccaggtatccagatatttttagatataattatgttgtttttaaatgtattagctcgaaattgatggagtagacccggacgtgcgtcggagctatccggatgttgagcgggggtccctggaagatgggaaccgctgttatgaccatgatgacgctgtccatttcctatggacaacattggagtggcccgaccatttggataggccatgtttatgtatttactcgaaattgatggagcagacccggatgtgcgtcggagctatccggatgttgagcgggggtccctggaagatggaaaccactgttatgaccatgatgaagctgtccatttcctatggatagcattggaagggcctggccaattggagcaggccgtgtttatatctgtatttgcagggaccacaccgttaacctataacctaaacctattctcaaatcccaaaacctataactacaatctacacctataacctaaacctataaactataacctaaatctataacttaacctcaattccctaaactttaacctacaacctaacctaaacctattctcaaatcccaaaacctataacctaaaccttaacctaaacctataacctataacctgaacctataacctattctcaaatcacaaaacctataattataacctaaaccttaaccaaaaacctataacctaacctaaacctaaacctataacttaaacctataacatataacctaaacctaaacctataacctataacctaaacctaaacctataacctaatgtattctcaaatccctaaacctaaacctacacct containing:
- the LOC131240724 gene encoding cucurbitadienol synthase-like; the encoded protein is MEIASLKNATLESKICGSTTFIWISSSSCFSKVLEDCPSDLSFWYCHISKGAWPFSTRDHGWPISDYTAEGLKEYLSNPVQVKVGKVSSPTANVSQILEKVTESEKVSLSGNLCEK